A DNA window from Microcystis aeruginosa NIES-843 contains the following coding sequences:
- a CDS encoding DUF1361 domain-containing protein, translating to MIWADLTIILTRDWWHNAWQLFNLSTGRIIWNSFLAFIPFILSFWLFRITLDRSLLWWLILLVFLLFLPNAPYILTDSIHLIAYLQQDYAKSLFFLVLIPQYSIFIFIGFQLYVLSLLNLKSYCQQSQLNSAVLPLEITLHFLSAIGIYLGRFLRLNSWYLVTQPQQLFWSLQNLLTQKPLIFISVCFLIIWVLYEINKRLYNRLSGYN from the coding sequence ATGATTTGGGCAGATTTAACGATAATTTTAACTAGGGATTGGTGGCATAATGCTTGGCAATTATTTAACCTTAGCACCGGGAGGATTATCTGGAATTCTTTTCTGGCCTTTATCCCCTTTATCCTCAGCTTTTGGCTATTTCGGATCACCCTCGATCGTTCCCTACTCTGGTGGTTAATTCTCTTAGTTTTCCTGCTTTTTTTACCCAATGCTCCCTATATTCTCACCGATAGCATTCATTTAATCGCCTATCTTCAGCAGGATTACGCCAAAAGTTTATTTTTTTTAGTTTTAATTCCCCAGTATAGTATCTTTATTTTTATTGGCTTTCAGCTATACGTTCTCTCCTTACTTAATTTAAAAAGTTATTGTCAGCAAAGTCAGCTAAATTCAGCAGTTTTACCCCTAGAAATAACTCTCCATTTTTTAAGTGCGATCGGTATTTATCTAGGGCGTTTTCTCCGGCTGAATAGTTGGTATCTAGTCACTCAACCGCAGCAACTATTCTGGAGTTTGCAGAATTTACTGACTCAAAAACCTTTGATATTCATCTCTGTCTGTTTTTTAATTATTTGGGTACTATACGAAATCAATAAAAGACTTTACAATCGACTTTCTGGCTACAATTAA
- a CDS encoding acyl-CoA thioesterase, which yields MPYERLIYLADTDAAGVVYFAHLLSICHEAYEFSLAQFGINIKDFFKDSPVALPITQAEIQFFRPLFCGDRIQIDFTVRSLSENEFQLQYKIYLAEIMVAKAKTRHVCIAPTARKRIPLPESLKHWLGYLSTLEETGI from the coding sequence ATGCCCTACGAGCGCCTAATTTATCTGGCCGATACCGATGCGGCCGGTGTGGTTTACTTTGCCCATCTTCTCTCGATCTGTCATGAAGCCTACGAGTTTTCTTTAGCACAATTTGGCATCAATATCAAGGATTTTTTCAAAGATTCTCCGGTTGCCCTACCGATTACTCAAGCGGAAATCCAGTTTTTTCGTCCCCTTTTTTGTGGTGATCGCATACAAATTGATTTCACTGTCCGATCCCTGAGCGAAAACGAGTTTCAATTGCAGTATAAAATTTATTTGGCTGAAATCATGGTCGCAAAAGCGAAAACTCGCCATGTGTGCATCGCTCCCACCGCTAGAAAAAGAATCCCTTTACCGGAATCTTTAAAACATTGGTTAGGATATTTATCAACCCTAGAGGAGACTGGTATTTAA
- a CDS encoding cofactor assembly of complex C subunit B gives MDTPVLSSTFFLTLLLMVGLFFFIRGSVKERIEQRVYLTSTSDDQLLEQLRDYFDRRSYQVKAIEPEQNIVRLQGFVPPSPFLAIFLTILAALGLFCFSLVLSLLFPDTNPYIFALVGLSPLAGVFYWQKVGRLEEVAFKVESKSQQTELTVKAHRDELRQLQDSLTFLERQ, from the coding sequence ATGGATACCCCCGTTCTTTCCTCAACTTTTTTTCTGACTCTCCTGCTCATGGTGGGATTATTCTTTTTTATTCGCGGTTCCGTCAAAGAGCGTATCGAACAGCGTGTCTATCTTACCAGTACCAGTGACGACCAACTATTAGAACAACTGCGAGATTATTTTGACCGACGTTCCTATCAAGTCAAGGCGATCGAACCCGAACAGAATATTGTCAGATTACAGGGTTTTGTGCCGCCTAGCCCCTTCCTAGCGATATTTTTGACAATTTTGGCGGCCTTGGGTTTATTTTGCTTCTCACTGGTGTTATCGTTGTTATTTCCCGATACTAATCCCTATATTTTTGCTCTTGTGGGTTTATCTCCCCTCGCGGGTGTTTTCTATTGGCAAAAAGTCGGCCGTTTAGAAGAAGTGGCTTTTAAAGTAGAAAGCAAATCTCAGCAAACGGAATTAACTGTCAAAGCCCATCGGGACGAGTTAAGACAACTACAAGATAGTTTAACCTTTCTGGAAAGACAATAA
- a CDS encoding metal ABC transporter permease, whose amino-acid sequence MGNNLLTGLIEPLQYSFMQRSLIEAIIVGIICAVVGTYLMVQRLALLGDAISHSVLPGLAIAFIGNFNLLLGALLASMVSTLLINLIRNRSPIKEDAAMGIVFSAFFALGITLITLIQKNNKIDLNHFLFGNILGVTAADIRDTLIIAVIVLLTVLLLYKELLFYTFDKIGAQAAGLPVNLLDLGLMLLIGLTIVASLQAVGVILVLSLLITPAATAYLLVTRLHQVMGVGVGVGIISSISGMYLSYYWNLPSGPAIVLVAFSLFMLAFLFSPRQGIFTHPSSLGGQLSIWGEMKNLLRRR is encoded by the coding sequence ATGGGCAACAATCTATTAACAGGATTAATCGAACCCTTACAGTATAGTTTCATGCAGAGATCCCTAATTGAAGCTATCATCGTCGGGATCATTTGTGCGGTGGTGGGAACCTACCTGATGGTACAACGTTTGGCCCTCTTGGGCGATGCCATCAGTCACTCGGTCTTACCCGGATTAGCGATCGCTTTTATTGGTAATTTTAATCTGCTACTGGGTGCTTTACTAGCCTCAATGGTCAGTACTCTACTGATTAACTTGATCCGTAATCGTTCCCCAATCAAAGAAGATGCGGCCATGGGTATCGTTTTCTCGGCTTTTTTTGCCCTTGGCATCACCCTGATCACTCTCATCCAAAAAAACAACAAAATTGACCTGAATCACTTTCTCTTCGGCAATATTCTGGGTGTCACTGCTGCCGACATCCGCGATACCCTAATTATTGCCGTTATCGTTTTGTTAACCGTTTTGCTCCTGTATAAAGAACTATTATTCTACACTTTCGACAAAATCGGGGCGCAAGCGGCGGGTTTACCGGTAAATTTATTAGATTTAGGCTTAATGCTCCTGATCGGTCTGACAATAGTTGCTAGTCTCCAAGCGGTGGGAGTAATCCTCGTTTTGTCCCTTTTGATTACCCCCGCGGCCACTGCTTATCTTTTAGTTACCCGTCTCCATCAAGTCATGGGTGTGGGTGTGGGTGTGGGTATTATTTCTAGTATCAGTGGGATGTATTTAAGTTATTACTGGAATTTACCCTCTGGACCTGCGATCGTGCTTGTCGCTTTTAGCCTATTTATGTTGGCCTTTTTATTCAGTCCCCGTCAGGGAATTTTCACCCATCCCTCTAGTCTAGGTGGTCAACTTTCTATCTGGGGAGAGATGAAAAATTTGTTGAGACGACGTTAG